The proteins below are encoded in one region of Sulfolobus islandicus Y.N.15.51:
- a CDS encoding type 1 glutamine amidotransferase has protein sequence MSILAIYNHSMETLGTLKKFLPRVKEIMAEELKGDEQFDALIIMGGPMGVYERDKYHFLNVEMELVKNAYKQNKRVLGICLGSQLIAEALGGKVIKGGFGQEIGVQKVRLLGELKDFMGSEELLVFQWHGDTFSLPENGVLLGYSNKYFQVFRLKRTLGVQFHVEVDSEMISKWVKLYGGNESMVEDVKKFENELKNSASKLIKYWMKL, from the coding sequence ATGAGCATACTAGCAATTTATAATCATTCAATGGAAACACTAGGTACGTTAAAGAAATTCTTACCTCGCGTTAAGGAAATAATGGCTGAAGAACTTAAGGGAGACGAACAATTTGATGCGTTAATAATAATGGGAGGACCGATGGGAGTTTATGAAAGGGATAAATATCACTTTTTAAACGTAGAGATGGAATTAGTAAAAAACGCGTATAAGCAAAACAAGAGAGTATTGGGAATTTGCTTAGGTTCCCAGTTAATTGCCGAAGCCTTAGGCGGTAAAGTAATTAAGGGTGGTTTTGGACAAGAAATTGGTGTTCAAAAAGTTAGGTTGTTAGGAGAGTTAAAGGATTTTATGGGTAGCGAGGAGTTATTAGTATTCCAATGGCACGGTGATACATTCTCGTTGCCAGAAAATGGTGTATTGCTGGGCTATAGCAACAAATATTTCCAAGTGTTTAGGCTAAAAAGAACTTTAGGTGTACAATTTCACGTTGAGGTGGATTCGGAAATGATTAGTAAATGGGTAAAACTATATGGAGGAAATGAAAGTATGGTTGAAGATGTAAAGAAATTTGAGAATGAACTTAAGAACTCCGCGTCAAAATTGATAAAGTATTGGATGAAATTATAA
- a CDS encoding TQO small subunit DoxA domain-containing protein, with product MNGKVITIIAIIMILFSTGVTLGLYQINFQGLGNLTNYSKTPAYSLVGTRLYENGTLFLQVARTAGPDTYGGFIVLVQLLYPNGTVLYQWTGQQLGILPSSSIKNEFPLHPSKPIKIGNYGVGIEVPLGQNSTVILQLPHPISPGTYIIKVWDADGQSAAYGNKFQIIVKVDS from the coding sequence ATGAATGGCAAGGTTATAACAATAATTGCAATCATTATGATACTATTTAGTACGGGTGTGACACTAGGATTATACCAGATAAACTTTCAAGGGCTTGGAAATTTAACCAACTATTCTAAAACTCCAGCCTACTCTCTTGTGGGTACTAGATTATACGAAAATGGCACATTGTTCCTACAAGTAGCTAGGACTGCTGGTCCAGATACCTATGGTGGTTTCATAGTACTGGTCCAACTACTATATCCAAACGGTACAGTATTATATCAATGGACTGGTCAACAACTAGGTATTTTGCCAAGCAGTAGCATAAAGAATGAATTCCCTCTACATCCATCTAAGCCAATTAAGATAGGGAATTATGGTGTTGGTATAGAAGTCCCATTAGGGCAAAATTCTACGGTAATCTTGCAATTGCCTCACCCAATATCACCAGGGACTTATATTATAAAAGTGTGGGATGCTGATGGACAGTCAGCGGCATATGGAAATAAGTTCCAGATTATTGTAAAGGTAGATTCTTAG
- a CDS encoding DoxD domain-containing protein, with protein sequence MAQVAVEETQKFLPILRITLGFMFFSAFVRRAINVPAKLDPNSSAYVGGKLITFLPHAWAPIKGMLESILLNPSLLYEFIILFTALEAIFGLFMILGFLTRLSGLVLAGLAWGIGLAAGWLGSTCVDEWQIAAVEGAAAFMFVFTGSRWFSIDYLLAKKSKGIRVGKYNIPLW encoded by the coding sequence ATGGCTCAAGTTGCAGTAGAGGAAACCCAAAAGTTCCTTCCCATACTTAGAATAACATTAGGATTTATGTTCTTCTCAGCCTTCGTTAGAAGAGCTATTAATGTACCAGCTAAACTAGACCCAAATAGTAGCGCATATGTAGGAGGAAAATTAATAACGTTCCTTCCTCACGCATGGGCTCCAATTAAGGGAATGTTAGAAAGCATTCTGTTAAACCCCAGCTTACTCTACGAGTTTATAATATTATTTACAGCATTGGAAGCTATTTTCGGGTTGTTCATGATATTAGGGTTCCTAACGAGACTGTCGGGACTCGTACTAGCTGGATTAGCTTGGGGAATAGGTTTGGCTGCTGGATGGTTAGGTTCAACATGCGTTGATGAGTGGCAAATAGCAGCAGTTGAGGGCGCTGCTGCGTTCATGTTTGTCTTCACTGGGAGTAGATGGTTTTCAATTGACTACCTCTTAGCTAAAAAGTCAAAGGGAATAAGGGTTGGTAAATATAACATACCCCTATGGTGA